The Anolis sagrei isolate rAnoSag1 chromosome Y, rAnoSag1.mat, whole genome shotgun sequence genome contains a region encoding:
- the LOC137095450 gene encoding protein-lysine N-methyltransferase EEF2KMT-like, with product MQGGGARQEAPRMEEQPMGPEPHEEEEEEAGIGKLALRFQRGFLAAQRLPHFPWADLEKTLKTSKDSSSLLTILQETVLHPLCLKYPPSVKYRRCFLSELIKKHEATGAEPLDQIYESLGDVLNAEETAQFYKSYLLPSGEAITLGESVAIISQGTTGLVTWDAGLYLAEWALENPAVFTNRSILELGSGIGLTGLAICKACHPSKYTFSDHHPCVLQQLLENINLNGFAPDVCGCSPAKWDTQKAELAGFKGPKVSVTELDWSLVTKEELAGLSSDVVIAADVVYDPELMHALIRVLQKLPSGPDGKKAPEVYIAFTIRNPDTYHCFQTELDKVGIRWQAVPCSQKNIFPYDPHAKITLLRLFI from the exons ATGCAAGGAGGCGGTGCGAGGCAGGAAGCACCTCGGATGGAGGAGCAGCCCATGGGGCCCGAGCCAcacgaggaagaggaagaggaagctggGATCGGGAAGCTGGCGCTCCGTTTCCAGCGGGGCTTCCTCGCCGCCCAGCGCCTTCCCCACTTCCCTTGGGCA GATCTGGAAAAGACGCTGAAGACTTCAAAGGATTCCTCGTCGCTGCTGACTATATTGCAGGAG ACTGTTCTTCACCCTCTCTGCTTGAAGTACCCTCCGTCGGTCAAGTACAGAAGATGCTTCTTATCAGAGCTCATTAAAAAG CATGAAGCTACAGGGGCTGAACCACTGGATCAAATCTACGAATCCCTTGGTGATGTCTTAAATGCCGAAGAAACTGCCCAGTTCTATAAAAGCTACTTACTG CCCTCAGGAGAAGCCATTACACTGGGTGAGAGCGTGGCCATTATTTCTCAGGGAACCACCGGCCTCGTGACGTGGGATGCTGGCCTTTACCTGGCGGAGTGGGCACTGGAGAATCCTGCCGTTTTCACTAACAG GAGTATTTTGGAGCTAGGAAGTGGGATAGGACTGACGGGGCTCGCCATTTGCAAAGCTTGCCACCCAAGCAAGTACACGTTTAGCGATCACCACCCCTGTGTTCTTCAGCAGCTTTTGGAAAATATCAATTTGAATGGTTTTGCCCCAGATGTTTGTGGCTGCAGTCCGGCAAAATGGGATACTCAAAAGGCAGAGCTGGCAGGATTCAAGGGACCCAAAGTCTCTGTAACAGAACTTGACTGGAGCCTGGTTACGAAAGAAGAGCTTGCGGGGCTGTCGTCCGATGTCGTCATTGccgctg ATGTGGTCTATGATCCAGAGCTCATGCACGCCCTTATCAGAGTTCTGCAGAAACTTCCCAGTGGTCCTGATGGCAAAAAGGCCCCAGAAGTCTACATCGCTTTTACAATCCGAAATCCAGATACTTACCATTGCTTCCAAACCGAACTCG ATAAAGTTGGAatcagatggcaagctgttccTTGCTCACAGAAGAACATTTTCCCTTATGACCCTCATGCCAAGATAACTCTCTTGAGGTTATTTATTTGA